Proteins encoded together in one Diabrotica undecimpunctata isolate CICGRU chromosome 3, icDiaUnde3, whole genome shotgun sequence window:
- the LOC140436017 gene encoding uncharacterized protein gives MAVPKPPNVIVQFFFGRISKPIFSCFYSCLKFDLLAGKKMPKTSKKHKQWDPDRMIRAIRAVRGKEMGYLKASKLFAVPKSTLEDYVKQENKTPEQLVAVKIGRRPVLSAEMEADLVSYCLEMDRRFYGIGTADIKRLAYQIALRNGLRHPFAHAESAGKKWLRGFMRRNAVLSLRKPQGISKARIKGFTPENVSRFYDLLETSMEKVNFNPARVYNVDESGITTVQSKNTRVITLKGKKQVGSVTATERGALVTVVFCMNAAGGFVPPLFVFPRKNMKVELLDGSPPGSIAACHPSGWIQQHIFSQWLQHFVAHVKPSREDPVLLILDGHYSHTRNIDVIEAGRANFVTILCIPPHSSHKLQPPDLSFMSPFKTYYSQQIEMWLRQNPGRTINSYQICKLMCPAYLKSATAEISANGFRKSGIYPFNKNNFSDHNFIMERQRERTPPPINQNHGEVLPTRGQSRPEPQSIIERTPPKHNLTNKSSNGNATETTATMIRAEDISPLPSCSYTSQTNKQKNPRKGSSWIIPSTPYKDELERSVAEQERKKSLKEKKPKISNELNQVNRKKTPRQKKQKKKIESSSSDTSHPGDDLILDDDSDMDVDDEDGDTECMFCDSLYSEDTHGEKWIRCIKCFKWCHEKCANADKKKTYICDFCQDV, from the exons ATGGCAGTGCCGAAACCACCAAACGTTATTGTGCAGTTTTTTTTCGGTCGTATTTCAAAGCCTATTTTTTCGTGTTTTTATTCCTGTTTGAAGTTTGATCTTTTGGCAGGG aagaaaatgccaaaaacaagtaaaaaacataaacaatGGGATCCAGACCGAATGATACGTGCTATCCGTGCCGTCAGGGGAAAGGAAATGGGGTATCTTAAAGCCTCGAAGTTATTTGCTGTTCCGAAATCAACTCTGGAAGATTATGTTAAGCAAGAAAATAAAACTCCGGAGCAGTTGGTTGCTGTTAAAATTGGAAGAAGACCAGTACTTTCTGCAGAAATGGAAGCAGATTTAGTCTCGTATTGCCTAGAAATGGACCGGCGATTTTACGGAATTGGGACCGCTGATATCAAGAGACTTGCATATCAAATAGCTTTACGAAATGGTCTTCGTCATCCATTTGCCCATGCCGAATCTGCCGGTAAAAAATGGTTAAGGGGATTTATGAGGCGAAACGCAGTTTTGTCCCTTAGAAAACCACAAGGAATCTCGAAAGCCCGAATTAAGGGATTTACCCCAGAAAATGTCAGCAGATTCTATGATCTTTTAGAAACGTCAATGGAAAAAGTTAACTTCAACCCCGCAAGAGTTTATAACGTTGATGAAAGCGGCATAACAACGGTTCAGTCCAAGAATACTCGTGTTAtaacattaaaaggaaaaaaacaggTTGGATCTGTTACCGCGACTGAAAGAGGCGCATTAGTTACTGTTGTATTTTGTATGAATGCTGCTGGTGGGTTTGTCCCTCCATTATTCGTGTTTCCAAGAAAGAACATGAAAGTGGAATTATTAGATGGATCGCCGCCTGGCTCTATTGCAGCTTGCCATCCATCAGGTTGGATTCAGCAGCACATTTTTTCCCAATGGCTACAGCATTTCGTAGCTCACGTGAAACCATCCCGTGAAGACCCAGTGCTGCTTATTCTTGATGGTCACTACAGCCACACAAGAAATATAGATGTGATAGAAGCAGGACGTGcaaatttcgttacaattttgtGTATCCCGCCGCACAGTTCACACAAACTACAACCTCCAGATTTGTCTTTTATGTCACcatttaaaacatattattcGCAACAAATTGAGATGTGGTTAAGGCAAAATCCTGGACGCACCATAAACTCGTATCAAATTTGTAAGCTTATGTGCCCGGCATATTTGAAAAGTGCTACTGCAGAAATTTCCGCGAATGGTTTTCGCAAATCTGGAATAtatccttttaataaaaataacttttctgATCACAATTTTATAATGGAGAGACAAAGAGAAAGAACACCACCACCCATAAATCAAAATCATGGGGAAGTATTACCAAcaagaggtcagtcaagaccagaaCCACAAAGCATTATCGAAAGAACACCTCCAAAAcataacttaacaaataaatCATCCAATGGAAATGCAACTGAAACTACGGCAACTATGATAAGAGCTGAGGATATTAGTCCACTGCCTTCTTGCAGTTATacctcacaaacaaacaaacaaaaaaatcctcGAAAAGGTTCTAGTTGGATAATACCTAGTACACCTTATAAAGATGAACTTGAACGAAGTGTAGCcgaacaagaaagaaaaaagtctttgaaagaaaagaaaccaaaaataAGCAACGAATTAAATCAAGTCAACAGAAAAAAAACTCCAcgccaaaaaaagcaaaagaaaaaaattgaatcgagtaGTAGTGACACTTCACATCCTGGTGATGACCTTATTTTGGATGATGATTCTGATATGGATGTAGACGATGAAGATGGAGACACAGAATGTATGTTTTGTGACAGTTTATATTCCGAAGATACACACGGTGAGAAGTGGATAAGGTGTATAAAGTGCTTCAAGTGGTGTCATGAGAAGTGCGCCAATGCTGATAAGAAGAAAACCTATATTTGCGACTTTTGTCAAGATGTGTAA